The nucleotide sequence CTCCCTGGGGATGGGGCTCCTGACCCACCCCAGGAGAGGCGGTCCATGGCGGCCTAGCTGTGGGAACCCAcctcccctgcccagccccctaCCTGGCTGCTGGGGACCGAGTAGGCCGGGTTGACCTCCACCAGGGAGGCGAAGGTCTCCAGGAAGAGGTCGCCCAGGCTCTGGTGGATGACCACGTTGGCCGCGCTGCGGATGGGCGCCCGGAGCTTCTCACACAGCTCGCCGTATTCCGTGGAGTTCAGCCTGTAGAGGTGGGTGCTGCTGGGCGGGGACCACTAGAGATGGCCGTGGGGCCAGAGCCCACTGACCCAGTACTGCCCACAGGCCTCTCCTCAGGACGTGGGGAGGGGCACAGAGGGTGGGAGAACTGCAGCTACGGCAGAGGGCTTGGCCCTCGGTAGGTTCAGGCCAAGTCGGGTCCAGGAGGGGCAGGCATGCCCGCCACAGCCTGAACTAGACAGAAGCACCTTGGCCCCGGCCCAGGGAGCCACCAAGCCTCCGTCCTATACAGTGGCCCCCAAACACCCCCAGTGGGCTCCTCGGGAAGACAGCTCAGAGCAGGCTAGGAAGAAAGGGGAATCGCAGAGGACCTGAGGGAGGGGCACTCCAGAGGGAGCAGCtcccacccaccccgccccctggAGCAACACAAAGAGCAGACCAAGGGCACAGCCACCCCAGCGACCCCAGCCGCAGGCCCGCCTACCGGATGTCGAAGGCCTGCACGGCAGGGTTGGCGCTGGCCACGCGGATGGTGAGGAGCTGCACGGGCAGGTTCGAGTCTGGGGAGAGGTCATGCTGCTGGGACTCCGTCACGGTCAGGTGCACGTCCTGCTGCTGGGCCACGTGCACGCGGTACGTGGTCACCTTCATCACCCACGTGTCTGTCACGATCACCCGGGCACCCGGCACCCCCGTAGCAAACTTGTCAATCCGCCGGAACTCCGTGTTCACGGAGGAAGCCACTGCCCGCCAGCCCGACCGTGGAAGGGCATAGAGGGCCAGGGTGCGGGCCAGGGGGTGGCGGGCCCACCGGTCCCGGGACCAATAGTAGATCAGGGTGCAGGCGATAGCGGGCAGCATCAACGCTAGCAGGAGGAAGGCCCGCCAGGTTTCCGGGGTCTGGCTGGGGTAGTAGAGCTGCTTTTCCGAGGCTGCGAAGCACATGCCCACATAGTAGCCTAAAAGGGATGGGGCAAGCTTCAGCAGAGGTTGGAACTGCCAGGCTGCCAGCCTCCCCAGGTCATGTCCACAGTGCTATCCCTGTCCCTTGGGGGGGTTCCGGGGAGGCCTTTTCCTTTAATGCCCAGCCTTGGGTCTGGCCCTCTGCCATGGCCAGCTCCCAGGGCAAGGCCATGGTGCCCCAGGGCAGGTGGGCCTTGCCCAGCTCCATAGCTGACTCAACTGAGTACTTGTCCAGTGAGCAGAAAACATTCCCATCTTACTACTTTAGTTTTCTACAAACCACATATGAGTAgaggaaataaaatgagaaaatcctagaaaagcaaaaagaagcaCAAGGATCTGGTGTCACCTCATGCAGAGCTGCCCACAGGCCGTCCTAGGCCTGGATCTCAGCCTCCGGATCCCGCCTGCTCTGAGGAAGCAGACCAGAGTCTGGCCCATCCCAGACCTGGGACGTCCTGTACCAGACAGTAAACGAAGACTGACAAGAGCGTGTCACAGGCACACAGGAGCCAGCTCCAGGCCCCTGGTGGCCAGATGGGGGCCAATTTGCATGTCAAAATTAACAGAGTAGACAGTGACCTGCAGGAAAGGTTTGAAGTTGAGAACATAGTAATAAATGCTATTGATCAAACTGATACATAATAAGTAACTCATTGTGGCAGTAAATAACACTTCTCTGAAGTTTCAAAAGGGCTTttctaggacttcccaggtggtacagtggataaaaatctgcctgccaatgcagaggacatagatttgatttctggtccaggaagattccacatgctgcggagcaactaagcccgggagccacaactactgaaacatGGGTGCTCCAGGGCCTGCAACAGAGCATCTCCCAACAgcgcaacagtgaagacccaacacatccatgaataaaattatattttttaaaaaaggctgggggtgggggtgggggccttcCCTAGTGTTCAGTGGCAAAGatccagcctgccaatgcaggagatgcgggttctatccctgggttaggaagatcccctggaggcgttAATGACACTCGACTGCCGTCACCCTCTCTGCCTGCCATTCCCGCACCCACCTTCCAAGGATTGGGATAGGCCACCCCTAGGGGCATCAGTTAACTCATACCCCGACTCGAGGGACCTGT is from Dama dama isolate Ldn47 chromosome 6, ASM3311817v1, whole genome shotgun sequence and encodes:
- the TMEM129 gene encoding E3 ubiquitin-protein ligase TM129, with protein sequence MDSPEVTFTLAYLVFAVCFVFTPTEFHSAGLTVQNLLSGWLGSEDAAFVPYHLRRTAATLLCHSLLPLGYYVGMCFAASEKQLYYPSQTPETWRAFLLLALMLPAIACTLIYYWSRDRWARHPLARTLALYALPRSGWRAVASSVNTEFRRIDKFATGVPGARVIVTDTWVMKVTTYRVHVAQQQDVHLTVTESQQHDLSPDSNLPVQLLTIRVASANPAVQAFDIRLNSTEYGELCEKLRAPIRSAANVVIHQSLGDLFLETFASLVEVNPAYSVPSSQDLEACIGCMQTRASVKLVKTCQAAAEGECQQCYCRPMWCLTCMGKWFASRQDPQRPDTWLASRVPCPTCRARFCILDVCAVR